The window GCAACTCTGTTAAGAAAGACAATGGCTAAGCTGACGCGTGAGCAGATTCTGACTACCAAGGAAGGACGGGATGGCGGCTATGCCCTGAACCGTGTCCCGGAAGAACTGACGCTTGCAGAGATTTATCAGGCACTGGAAGATGAATCGCGCTGCCAGGCAGGGAATGATACGATGTGCGGCACTGTGCTGGGGGGACAGCTGAAGGAAGCGTGCTTCGATATTTTTGAGGAAATGGACCGGAGCATGATGACGGTATTAGAGAAATATACGCTGGCGGATATGGTTCGGAAATCGGGCTGTTGACAGGAGGCTTTTTTGTGGATTATACTGTGCATAAATAATTACAGTTAAACACCGCAAGAAGTTGGGAAAGACCGAATATTTTTTTGCGGTTAACTGTGCTTTTATACACACAGAATACAAATCAACTGGATTAGGAAGAGGAGGAGTATGGCAATGACAACAGAACTGAAATCGGAAGTAGAATTTAACAAGGTGATCCGCGAGCGGCATTCGGTACGGAAATACGACCCATCCTGGAAAATTTCCGATGCGGAAATTAAGGAGATTCTGGGTGATGCCATTCTGGCGCCATCCTCATCCAATCTGCAGCCGTGGCGTTTCCTTGTGATCACGGATCAGGAGCTGAAGGAGAAATTGCTGCCGATCGCTAACAACCAGCAGCAGGTTGTCGACGCCTCGGCTACAATTGCCGTGATCGGTGACATCGAAGCTTACCGCAATGCGGACAAAATTTATGAATACGCCGAAGCGGCTGGTTATGTAACCGCAGAAATTGGCGCGGCGATGGCTAAGCGCAGTAAGGACGGCTACTCCAGCCTGCCGCAAGAGAAGCTGAAGGAGATTGCCCTGGTCGATGGCGGTCTGGTCTCCATGCAGCTGATGCTGGCTGCCAAAGCGAAGGGTTATGATACTGTGCCTATGGGCGGTTTCAATCCCGAGCAATTCCGCGAGCTGTTCAATATCCCGGAACGGTATGTGACCGTAATGCTGATTGCGCTGGGCAAAGCCGCTGTCGAAGGACGCTCAACCGCAAGACTGCCGCTGGATGAAGTTACCCAGTGGAACGAATTTGAGGGTTAACTGGCATTGAGTCCGGGAAGCTTCTCTTCTGAGGGCGTATCAAATGAATATATCGTGGAAAAAGGGGCGGCTGGCGTATGCTGGCGCCCTTTTTTTAATAGGCTTTACGTTATCGGCAAAGCTGCAGTTTTTTTGTTTTCCGGAGCTTTCTGCTAAACTATGTTTAGAAGAGGATGCTCACGAATCTTTCAGGAGGGGATCACATGATAAAGGTCTATTCTGCAGAATCCGCTCACCAATTTGATCATGGTTGGCTGAAAGGCAGCCACAGCTTTTCGTTCGGGGATTTCTACGATCCGGACAATACAGCCTTCGGCCCGATGCGGGTCTGCAATGATGATACGATTTCCCCGGGCAGAGGCTTTGGTGCCCATCCGCACAGTGACATGGAGATCGTCTCCATCGTGCTCTCCGGAAGGCTGCGCCATGAAGATAACTTAGGTAATGTGGCGGAAACAACCTTTGGCGGCATTCAGCGGATGTCGGCGGGGACGGGTGCCATTCATACAGAACATAATCCTTCTGATTCGGAGCCGGTCCGGCTGCTACAGCTGTGGTTCATGCCGCGTACCCGCGGCACCGCTCCCTCCTATACTACGGGGCGCTTTGATCCCGCTAAGCTTGAAGGCAGGCTGCTGCCTGTGGTAGCTGCAGAGCGTACGGCGGAAATTGTGGATATCGCCCAGGATATGACGATCTATCTTGGCCGGGCAGGAGCCGGACAGGAGCTGAACTTTCAGCAGGCGCCGGGGCGGCGGGTTTTCATATATCTGATTGAAGGGCAGCTCAAACTGCCGGATGATCAGGTTCTGTCACCGGGAGATTCCGCACGGATTGAAGAGTGGAGCGAATTATTGCTTGCTGCTGAAGCGGATACCCTGGTGATGGCAATTGATTTGCCATAAGCTGTCCCGCCTAAGTACAACATTGAGGGAGGAACGAATGATGATGCAGCAGGAGAGAGTGCTGGTGAAGCATTCCGTAACCGGGCGCATGCTCGTAAGCAGCACCGACGGGCTGACGTATAGTTTTGATCCGCAGGGCGAACTTACACTAATTACGGTTTGCGGAGTGGGGGCTGAGCAAGGTGCGGCAGTAGTGGGGCTGCGGTCCGAGCTGAATGTATTCCGCTTTGAGGAGCCGGCAGGCGGTCCGGTCATCAAGCATTGGTATTACGTGGGAGACAATCCCGTGGAGTATGATGCTGCTTCCGGGTGCCTGAAGATCACTGTACAATCGGAAATTCAATACCGCCCGGATGAGTACTGGGAATAGGGGCGGGGTTAGGCTCGTCTTGCTATTATCTAACACTTTACGTTATGTATATGTTTGCTATGCAGGTTTATTTCATGATTTTTCCTTAAATAAGGACAAATGAACTTGACAATAATCTTTCGGTGTACTAGCTTTGTTATGAAACGTAACACGTTATAAAGAAATGAGACAGGAGAAATGGACAAAATGGAATTGTTTGCAGCAATGGAGCGGGATGATTACGAGGAACTGTTGTTTTGTCAGGATAAGGCATCGGGCTTAAAGGCAATCATTGCAATTCATGACACAACCCTGGGACCCGCACTGGGTGGAACGAGAATGTGGACGTATGCGTCCGAAGAAGCGGCAGTAGTCGATGCGCTCCGGCTGGCCAAGGGCATGACTTATAAGAATGCGGTTGCCGGGCTGAATTTGGGCGGGGGTAAAACAGTCATTATCGGTGATCCTAAAAAAGATAAAAATGAGGCGATGTTCCGCGCCTTTGGCAGATACATACAAGGACTTAACGGCCGTTACATTACAGCCGAGGATGTAGGGACGACGGAAGCAGACATGGACATTATTCATCAGGAGACTGATTTTGTAACCGGGATTTCAGCGACTTACGGTTCTTCGGGCAATCCTTCCCCGGCTACGGCATTCGGAGTGTATCAAGGCATGAAAGCTGCCGCCAAAGCAGCCTTCGGCAGTGATTCACTGGCCGGCAAGACGGTTGCCGTGCAGGGGGTCGGGAATGTCTCGTTTACACTATGCAAGTATCTGCATGAAGAAGGCGCCGAGCTGATTGTAACGGATATCAACAAAGAGGCAGTGGCCCGGGCGGTTGATGCTTACGGCGCTAAGGCCGTAGATCCTGCTGACATTCTCGGCGTGAAATGTGATATCTATGCACCGTGTGCCCTCGGCGCGACCATTAATGATGAGTCGCTGAAGGTACTCCAGGCGAAGGTGGTTGCAGGTGCGGCTAACAACCAGCTTAAGGAGCCCCGCCACGGGGATGCCCTGCATGAGATGGGCATTGTCTATGCTCCGGATTATGTCATTAATGCCGGCGGTGTAATCAACATTGCCGATGAGTTGAATGGCTATAATAAGGAACGTGCCTTTAAACAGATCGGCAAAATTTACGACAGCATTACCCGCGTGCTGGAGATTTCGCGGACCAGCGGCATTCCTGCCTATGTAGCAGCGGACCGCCTTGCGGAAGAACGCATCGCGCTATTGCGGAATAGCCGCAGCACCTTCCTGCGCAATCCGCATCATGCGATTAGCAGAAGATAGCAGCAGGTCGGCCGGCTGCTCCGGCTGCTCAGCGGCAATAGAGCATCGCGGCCGGATGCATAGGCAAAAGCCCATTTCCCTCAAAATAGGGAAATGGGCTTTTTTGGTGTAAGGAAGCCGCGAATTCGGTGAAGCCAGGTGGAGGGCTTTCTCCGAAATATCACCGGCTGAAGTACCGGCGATGGCGGCATGGAATGTTATTGCACCTTTTCCGGCTCCGGATAAGCAACACCGAGTGTGTCTACAGTGACCTTAGTCATTACCGGCGGAGTTTCTGGCCGGTCCGAGCTGTCGCGCGGCAGATTGACGATGGCCTGCACCACATCCAGCCCTTCCGTTACTTTTCCAAAGGCCGCATAGCTGCCATCCAGGCTAGGATAAGCGGCAGCCATAATGAAGAACTGGGACCCGCCGGAGTTCATATCCTGGCTTCTGGCCATGGAGAGCACGCCTTCGGTATGCAGAAGGTTGTTTGTGAATCCGTTCGCGGAGAATTCACCTGCAATGCTATATCCTGGGCCGCCCATGCCGGTGCCATCAGGATCTCCGCCCTGAATCATAAAGCCGGGAATGACGCGATGGAAAATCGTCCCGTTGTAGAAGCCCTTTTGAATCAGGGAGATGAAGTTGTTTACGGTGTTGGGAGCAACCTCGGGATAGAGCTCGGCTTTGATAATACCGCCGTTATCCATCTCAATGGTGACAACCGGATGGCTGGCCGTGGCAGAGGGAACACCTTCAGTTGCGGCTGCCGCACTTTCCTGCGGAGCCGGACTGGCTTCGCTGCCGGTATTGCTGCCTGCGGCGGCATTAACTGCCGTATTGTTGTCTACCGGCTTATTGCCGCATCCCGCGATAATGAGCAGTAGGAGTGTCGTCATCAGCAGCAGGATGACAGGGGTTCTTTTGGTGCGCTTCACGTTTGAATCTCTCCTTTTTTCTTGAGTGTCATCATTCATAATACATGGTTTGTCCCGCTTCTTGCAAAGCCTTAAGACTTACCAGGGATTGGCACACCGGGAAAAGAGGTTTAGAATGGTAGGATACTTCGCGGAAAAAACAGAAAAGGATGGTGAGGGCATGCCATTTTCATGGAAGCGGAATCTGATCGTGCTTTGGGTAGGTGTATTCTTCTGCAGTACAGCCTATTCCATTTCGATTCCGTTCCTCTCGATTTTTTTGAGTGACCAGCTGGGAGTTTCCGATCATTTGGAGATATGGTCCGGGGCCAGCTTCGGTATTACTTTTCTGGCCAGTGCGCTGATCTCTCCTTACTGGGGATCGCTGGCTGACAAATATGGACGTAAGCCTATGCTGATCCGCTCGGGCTTCAGCCTGGCTGCCCTTTATTTGATTAATTTCTTTGTTCATGATCCTTATGTTTTCCTGATTGTGCGGATTCTGCAAGGACTGCTGGCCGGGTTTGTTCCGGCAGCCATCGCGATGGTCGCGACGAATACTCCGGAGGAGAAGACCGGCTACGCGCTTAGCATCATGTCTACGGCGGGAGCTACAGGGAGTATTATCGGCCCGCTTATCGGCGGAGTGGTCAGTTATTATTCGAGCAACCGCAGCGCTTTTCTGTTCTCGGCGGCGATCGTGCTGGTATCGGCGCTGATAGCCACCTTTTTCGCCAAAGAAGAGAACTTTGACCGTTCTGCCCCGCGATCCCGTGTCCGGGATGACATCCGTGAGGCGAGGAACAACCGGGCCTTTATTACTTTGCTGCTGCTTGCCGGCATCAGTACCTTTTCCGTGATGATTCTGGAGCCGCTGCTGCCGATATATCTGCTGGATATGGGGATTGCGAAGAACAGCGCCTCTTTAAGCTCCGGCATTGTATTCTCCGCTGTAGGCATAGCAACCGTTATTATGGCCCCGCAGTGGGGGAGGATCGGCAGCCGCAAAGGATTCGGATTTATTTTGTTCATCGGCCTCATCGGGGGCGGGATCGGGAACATTCTGCAGTATTTTGTATCGGGCTATGTGGAGTTTGCCATCCTGAGATTTGCCTACGGTCTGTTTTATGCCGGGGTGCTGCCTTCGGTCAATGCCATGATTGTACAGACTATAGAGCCGGGCTTCCGCGGCAGGGCGTTCGGCCTGAATCAGGCATCTACCCAATTAGCAACGATGGCCGGGCCGATTATCGGCGGGCTGCTGGGCGCATTCATTCCGATCCGCTGGGTATTTGTCATTAATGGAGTAATGCTGCTTGTAGCAGCACTGCTGGTGAAAGCCGCTAAACTGGAGGCCAAGGTCGGGGAAGCACGTTCCCATGGAGAAACGGCGGATGGAGGGGCAGAGATCAATTTATGAGCTCATATATATGAGCACTTATAGTAGAAGGAACTGCTCAAATTGCAGGCAAAAAAGCACCACCGGAATAGGATCCGGTGATGCGCTATGCCTAATTAATCCTCTTCGCCGGTGGAGCCGTTAAGCACATCGGTTCCAGGCATCACATCAAGCGGTGGGGCCGCAGGATCGACTGCGGTGCCTGGCTGCAATTCGTCAGCGTCAGGGATATCCTCTAGCGGTAAGTCTTCTTCATCCTCGGTGAGACCGTCTGCTAGGACATCCTCATCATCGGCATAATCAATTACACTGCCGGTTAATCCTGCTGCCCCTGCGGCGAAGATCGCATCCGATTCCAGCAGCTCGTCCCGTTCCGGGGCAGGTGCGGAAGTGATGCGGCCGTTGCGGTCGGCTCTTGGGCCAAGGGTAGTTTCCGGAGTATTCAGGCCGATATCGGCAGCCAGAATCGGATCCCCCTCCAGCTCCGGGTCAGAGCCTTCATCCACTACACCGTCCACATAATCGACAAGCGCTTCATGGGTGCGGGGCAGCCGCACATCCTCAGGAGGGATATCTTCTTCGGAAGTGATACTCCCCATTTTCTGATAACGCTCATATGCTAAATCGGCTTCAGTTTTGTTGAATTCATTACCCATAGCCGTTCAACTCCTTTAGGCTTTAGTCTGCCCCTCTTTGGGAACAGCGTGATTAATGGCTGCCTCCTGGTCTTCATCCGGCAGCGCACCGGGATAGGAATCTTCCTGAAACAGGCCGAACTCCTCATCGATATCCCGCTCGGTCACAAGTCCATCCTCGGCCGGAGAACCGCTGGCGGCGGATTTCTCATTGTCGTTCATTGCCCATCCTCCTCCACGAACATCTATAATCATTCTTTACCCGATAATTCGGCGGCGAATCTAATCCCTCAGTCCATTATTCATTGCCTTCCTTAATATATTCATTTTTCTGTGCGATTAACCGCGTGAAGAAGAAAACTACTTATTTCGAGTATTTTTGCAGGATTAGCAGGGATAGTGCGAAGGTTGTCGAAAGTAAGAATCATATGAACTACAAAAATCCAACTAATGATTTATTGAGGTGTCAAGATGAAGTTGCCATCACCAAAAAGAGTGGCTGCTATTCTCATGCTTCTGCTCTTGATAGCTTTAGTACCTTTAGGGATTGCTATGGAGTGGAGCGGCAAGACAGACCCCGCACTTCCGGAATGGGAGATGAAATGGGAACGGCCGGACGCTGATTCTTTAGCTGATTCTTTAAAAGAAGCGGCAGCAGCTCCAGACCAGGAATGGATAAAGGTGCCCGCGAATGCAGCCAGACCGCTGGCCCCGGCCGGAGTAAGCGCAGCCTGGCTGCGTTTTGCAATACCTAAGGTCACTACCAACTCGGCACTGCTTATAGATAAAGTATATGGAAATACAATCAAAGCGTATCGGAATAACGAGATCATATATGATTCAAGTCAAATGGTTAATTTTAATGGCAGCAAGGTACTGATTCCGTTATCCCCGAAAGACGGAAATGGACCGCTGTATCTATGGAGCAGTGGCGGGAGCAAGGGCTTCGGCGTAGAAGGCGAGGTCAGAACAGGGAATTATGATAAGCTGATCGCCCTTTACGTCAAACAGGATTTAGTGGATATGGTGCTTGGTGCGGCGCTGATCTTTATGGCAGCCGTATTGATGACGTGCCTGTTTTTTGTCAGGGTGGAGCTTTTCTCAGGCGGACTTTGGCTGGTGCTGGTTATTTTATGTTTTGGCGTTCTGTTTATTACATACTCACCGTTTTTGCCGCTTATTCTGCACAATCAGGGGCGGTTAATTGAAACCTTTTTTGATCTGGCTTTATTTACACTTCTGCCGGCCTTTACCTTTTATTTCGAACGGATTTTTGGCCCCGGCAGGGGGAAGTTACTTGTACGTTTCCGTAATTTTCAGCTCGGCTATTCCATCTTCTGCTTCGCCTTTCTCCTACTGAATACACTGCTGTCTTACCGGCTGGATCACCTGTATAGGGTCATGACTGTAGAGGTTATGGGAATACTGATGATTATACAGCTCGCTTATTTGCTTGGCCTGGCAGTAATTTATGCTTACAGAGGCAATAAGGATGCCGTTATTTTCTCGCTCGGATTCGCTGCATTTGCTGTTGTTTCCCTCGGTGAGCTGCTGCTGTACTTCACTTCTGCAGAACGCTACCATTTGTATTGGTGGAAGTGGGGAGTGATTGCTTTTGTTATTTCGCTGATTGTCATTCTTGGACGGGGGTTTGCCAGGAACTATGAGCAGGCGGTTAGCTATTCCCGGGATCTGGAGAAGTTCAACAATGAAGTGCAGCGCTCGGAGAAAATGGAGATTATCAGTGAACTGGCCGCGTCCGTTGCCCATGAGGTGCGCAATCCGCTGCAGGTTACGCGGGGGTTCCTGCAAATTTTAGGAGAACGCTCCGGCTCAAAAGAGAAGGAATATCTCGATATGGCGATGCAGGAGCTGGATAGAGCCTCCGTCATCATTACGGATTTTCTCACCTTTGCCAAACCTGGGCTGGATCAGGAGGATATCCTGGAGGTCTCCGGGGAACTGAAGCATGTCTCCGGGATTCTGGTGCCGCTGGCTAATCTGCAGGGCGGAGCTATTCAGCTTCAGCTGCAGGACGGTCTTCAAGTGCTCGGCAGCTCCTCTAAATTTAAACAGGCTTTTATTAATCTGATCAAGAACAGTGTGGAATCTTTACAGGAGAATGGTCTGATCAAGGTATCCGCCTGGAAATCGGGATCACATATAATGGTCAGTGTGAAGGACAACGGGGAAGGCATGAAGGTCAGTGAGCTGGCCCGCCTGGGCGAGCCCTATTACTCCAATAAGACAAAGGGGACAGGCCTTGGTCTGATGGTTACCTTCCGGATCATTGAGGCGATGAACGGTTCTATTCAGTTTCACAGTAAAAAGGGCGAGGGGACCGAAGTGATTGTGAAACTCCCAGCCTACCGCAATAAATAGCAATTTTTTTGGATAATACCGTTTTTTTGAAGGGATAAGGGACGTTTAGGGCGAAATACTAGCTTGTATACATTGCTTCTAAAACTTTATTCTGGGGTGCTTGCATGCGCTTGATCGGTAAAAGTTTATATATAACAGCAGTGTTTTTTCTGCTTTTAATGACATGCAGTTCGCTATTGGCTTCAGCAGATAGTCATTATGCCTCTAAGGAAATCAAGGAATGGCAGGTTAAATGGGGAAGTGATCCGGGGGATAACGGCTTTAACGTACCTGCTCCGGATCAGGGGGAATGGATCAGCAGCGGAGCAGACCCGGGCATGACGGAGCTTCCTAATGGTGTATCCTCGGCCTGGACACGTATTGAGCTGCCGGCATTCAAATATGTGGCACCTGCAGTCTATATCAAAACCTTATACGCCCTGCATGTGAAGGTGTATGTCGAAGACCGCCTGGTATTTGAAGATGACCGGAGCTATATTAAAGACAATTTCTCGCTGCTTGTCCCTCTAAGCGCAGATGATAACGGCAAAAAGATGTATATCTGGACATCAACGCTGCAGGACCGGATCGGAATTAAAGAACCAGCAGTCATCGGCGAGTATAGTGACCTAATGAGAGGTTATATAAAAAATGGGCTTATCGATGTGATCCTTGGCGGTGCTTTTGTTTTTGTAGCGGTGGTCCTGTTTGTATGCGGGTTTTTCCTGGACAGGGAACATTTCCACATAGCAGCCTCTTTAGCAGTTGTCATCGCAGCTACCGGGGTGTTATCGATCACGTATTCTCCGTTTATTTATACCTTTTACAGTTCCCTTGGAGCGCTCAGCATTATTTTTCTGGATCTGGGGCTGCTGTCGCTGCTTCCGGCGCTTACCTATCTGTTCGAGAACATATTCGGCAGCGGGCGCTTCTCGATTATCCGGCGGTTCCGGATCTTCCAGACAGCGTACTCCTTATTCTGCATCCTGTGTCTGATCGTGAATACATTGTCCGGCAACCGTTTTGTAGAATTTTATTATTTTGTATCCGCCACGGTCATCGGCTTTATTATGATTATCCAATTTATTCTGCTCATTGCTTATGTCATTGCCTTCTCTATAAAAGGGAATAAAGACGCGATTATTTTTGCTGTGGGCTTTGGTACAGCGGCTTTAACAGGGGTGTCTGAATTAATCTGGTACTACGTCAAGAGCGGTAATTATGATCTGTTGTACTGGAAATGGGCGCTCGTTGTATTCATACTCTCGCTCATAATTATTCTCGGGCGCAGGCTGGCCCTGAACCACCGGCAGGTGGTCAAATATTCCCGGGAGCTGGAGCTGTTCAACAATGAACTGCAGCGTTCGGAGAAAATGGAGATTATCAGTGAGCTCGCTGCATCGGTAGCACATGAAGTGCGCAATCCGCTGCAGGTGACCAGAGGGTTCCTCCAGCTTCTCAGCGAGAAATCAAGCGGTAGTGAAGAACAGTACCTATCTATGGCACTAAGCGAACTTGACCGTGCAGCAAACATTATTACAGATTTTCTGACCTTTGCCAAACCGGAATTTGAGCAGATATCAATCCTTAACGTTCAGGATGAGTTTAAACATATTGAGAGTATTATGCTGCCGCTCTGTCATCTGAACGGAGGCCGAATGATCATGGAAGCCGGAGAAGGGTTATGGGTAAGGGGGAACTCCTCCAAATTCAAGCAGGCATTCATCAATATCATTAAGAACAGTATCGAGTCGCTGGGTGATGAAGGAACTATACATATGATAGCCTACGGTGTCGGTGACAAGGTGTATATTCATATCAAGGATGATGGCGAGGGAATGGATCAGGAGGTTCTGAACCGGCTCGGGGAGCCGTATTTCTCCAATAAGACGAAGGGGACAGGGCTTGGACTGATGGTTACCTTCCGGATTATTGAATCCATGCAGGGCGAAATCCATTTTGAGAGCCAAAAAGGAGCCGGAACCGAGTCCGTCACTATGCTGCCGCTGGCAGCTGCTCCGGAAGGTTCGGGCTCCCTATGAAGTTAGACTAGGGTGATTTACCAGGAACTAAGTGGAGAGACATCCGTCTTCATGATGCCCGAGGATGGACTGGGAGGAATGACGAGATAAAACTCATTAGAGC of the Paenibacillus pedocola genome contains:
- a CDS encoding Rrf2 family transcriptional regulator translates to MAKTRNSGALQYKTFGLVLQALVLLARKGNTCSSCELAELLSSEATLLRKTMAKLTREQILTTKEGRDGGYALNRVPEELTLAEIYQALEDESRCQAGNDTMCGTVLGGQLKEACFDIFEEMDRSMMTVLEKYTLADMVRKSGC
- a CDS encoding nitroreductase family protein is translated as MTTELKSEVEFNKVIRERHSVRKYDPSWKISDAEIKEILGDAILAPSSSNLQPWRFLVITDQELKEKLLPIANNQQQVVDASATIAVIGDIEAYRNADKIYEYAEAAGYVTAEIGAAMAKRSKDGYSSLPQEKLKEIALVDGGLVSMQLMLAAKAKGYDTVPMGGFNPEQFRELFNIPERYVTVMLIALGKAAVEGRSTARLPLDEVTQWNEFEG
- a CDS encoding pirin family protein, whose translation is MIKVYSAESAHQFDHGWLKGSHSFSFGDFYDPDNTAFGPMRVCNDDTISPGRGFGAHPHSDMEIVSIVLSGRLRHEDNLGNVAETTFGGIQRMSAGTGAIHTEHNPSDSEPVRLLQLWFMPRTRGTAPSYTTGRFDPAKLEGRLLPVVAAERTAEIVDIAQDMTIYLGRAGAGQELNFQQAPGRRVFIYLIEGQLKLPDDQVLSPGDSARIEEWSELLLAAEADTLVMAIDLP
- a CDS encoding Glu/Leu/Phe/Val family dehydrogenase produces the protein MELFAAMERDDYEELLFCQDKASGLKAIIAIHDTTLGPALGGTRMWTYASEEAAVVDALRLAKGMTYKNAVAGLNLGGGKTVIIGDPKKDKNEAMFRAFGRYIQGLNGRYITAEDVGTTEADMDIIHQETDFVTGISATYGSSGNPSPATAFGVYQGMKAAAKAAFGSDSLAGKTVAVQGVGNVSFTLCKYLHEEGAELIVTDINKEAVARAVDAYGAKAVDPADILGVKCDIYAPCALGATINDESLKVLQAKVVAGAANNQLKEPRHGDALHEMGIVYAPDYVINAGGVINIADELNGYNKERAFKQIGKIYDSITRVLEISRTSGIPAYVAADRLAEERIALLRNSRSTFLRNPHHAISRR
- a CDS encoding peptidylprolyl isomerase, whose product is MTTLLLLIIAGCGNKPVDNNTAVNAAAGSNTGSEASPAPQESAAAATEGVPSATASHPVVTIEMDNGGIIKAELYPEVAPNTVNNFISLIQKGFYNGTIFHRVIPGFMIQGGDPDGTGMGGPGYSIAGEFSANGFTNNLLHTEGVLSMARSQDMNSGGSQFFIMAAAYPSLDGSYAAFGKVTEGLDVVQAIVNLPRDSSDRPETPPVMTKVTVDTLGVAYPEPEKVQ
- a CDS encoding MFS transporter, producing MPFSWKRNLIVLWVGVFFCSTAYSISIPFLSIFLSDQLGVSDHLEIWSGASFGITFLASALISPYWGSLADKYGRKPMLIRSGFSLAALYLINFFVHDPYVFLIVRILQGLLAGFVPAAIAMVATNTPEEKTGYALSIMSTAGATGSIIGPLIGGVVSYYSSNRSAFLFSAAIVLVSALIATFFAKEENFDRSAPRSRVRDDIREARNNRAFITLLLLAGISTFSVMILEPLLPIYLLDMGIAKNSASLSSGIVFSAVGIATVIMAPQWGRIGSRKGFGFILFIGLIGGGIGNILQYFVSGYVEFAILRFAYGLFYAGVLPSVNAMIVQTIEPGFRGRAFGLNQASTQLATMAGPIIGGLLGAFIPIRWVFVINGVMLLVAALLVKAAKLEAKVGEARSHGETADGGAEINL
- a CDS encoding ATP-binding protein; amino-acid sequence: MKLPSPKRVAAILMLLLLIALVPLGIAMEWSGKTDPALPEWEMKWERPDADSLADSLKEAAAAPDQEWIKVPANAARPLAPAGVSAAWLRFAIPKVTTNSALLIDKVYGNTIKAYRNNEIIYDSSQMVNFNGSKVLIPLSPKDGNGPLYLWSSGGSKGFGVEGEVRTGNYDKLIALYVKQDLVDMVLGAALIFMAAVLMTCLFFVRVELFSGGLWLVLVILCFGVLFITYSPFLPLILHNQGRLIETFFDLALFTLLPAFTFYFERIFGPGRGKLLVRFRNFQLGYSIFCFAFLLLNTLLSYRLDHLYRVMTVEVMGILMIIQLAYLLGLAVIYAYRGNKDAVIFSLGFAAFAVVSLGELLLYFTSAERYHLYWWKWGVIAFVISLIVILGRGFARNYEQAVSYSRDLEKFNNEVQRSEKMEIISELAASVAHEVRNPLQVTRGFLQILGERSGSKEKEYLDMAMQELDRASVIITDFLTFAKPGLDQEDILEVSGELKHVSGILVPLANLQGGAIQLQLQDGLQVLGSSSKFKQAFINLIKNSVESLQENGLIKVSAWKSGSHIMVSVKDNGEGMKVSELARLGEPYYSNKTKGTGLGLMVTFRIIEAMNGSIQFHSKKGEGTEVIVKLPAYRNK
- a CDS encoding HAMP domain-containing sensor histidine kinase — protein: MASADSHYASKEIKEWQVKWGSDPGDNGFNVPAPDQGEWISSGADPGMTELPNGVSSAWTRIELPAFKYVAPAVYIKTLYALHVKVYVEDRLVFEDDRSYIKDNFSLLVPLSADDNGKKMYIWTSTLQDRIGIKEPAVIGEYSDLMRGYIKNGLIDVILGGAFVFVAVVLFVCGFFLDREHFHIAASLAVVIAATGVLSITYSPFIYTFYSSLGALSIIFLDLGLLSLLPALTYLFENIFGSGRFSIIRRFRIFQTAYSLFCILCLIVNTLSGNRFVEFYYFVSATVIGFIMIIQFILLIAYVIAFSIKGNKDAIIFAVGFGTAALTGVSELIWYYVKSGNYDLLYWKWALVVFILSLIIILGRRLALNHRQVVKYSRELELFNNELQRSEKMEIISELAASVAHEVRNPLQVTRGFLQLLSEKSSGSEEQYLSMALSELDRAANIITDFLTFAKPEFEQISILNVQDEFKHIESIMLPLCHLNGGRMIMEAGEGLWVRGNSSKFKQAFINIIKNSIESLGDEGTIHMIAYGVGDKVYIHIKDDGEGMDQEVLNRLGEPYFSNKTKGTGLGLMVTFRIIESMQGEIHFESQKGAGTESVTMLPLAAAPEGSGSL